One stretch of Chitinophaga pendula DNA includes these proteins:
- a CDS encoding RagB/SusD family nutrient uptake outer membrane protein, producing the protein MHRTYTLLLLLLVSVVSSCNKLLDIKPVNSMVPVSLEDYESVLLGGYPRTDFFMKTELMTDNVYANLITLYNPTKEQELWFTWAPTKQLDGVETDPNWGQLYSSIFYANTVLDHLSNYTPQVSERERYETVKGEAYALRAFSYFYLVNLYAEPYSTSTLESPGVPMPLEAKDVLKYTQNNTRATVGKVYEQIKTDIGEAARLLAGKKSSSKFRFDAGSVQLFRARVALFTGQYDVAIQAATDVMTNKPLADLNTLQPRIDDKGNINAFSGNTGFIDTDYKNEVLFFMGGSANTNMYYYSQYMFKPSPELLLLCNRQENVTDYRKYIFSSFADLNTSDGKQTGSTMYNMYAKQENPSYFIGLKVSEAYVIRAEAYARQQQYEAALSDINTLLGRRIKRGQFVALRRGDFASNDAILQRILEERRLETAFDGGLRWMDLRRLGRPALVHVFKNGQTYELKKNDNRYLLQIPVSEQINSPEMPINP; encoded by the coding sequence ATGCATAGGACATATACACTTTTGTTATTGCTACTTGTGTCTGTAGTCAGCAGTTGTAATAAGCTATTAGATATCAAGCCGGTGAACAGCATGGTACCGGTAAGCCTGGAGGATTATGAATCGGTGTTGCTGGGCGGTTATCCCCGTACTGATTTCTTTATGAAGACGGAGTTGATGACGGACAATGTTTACGCTAACCTTATTACGTTATATAATCCAACGAAGGAACAGGAGCTATGGTTTACCTGGGCGCCGACGAAGCAGCTGGATGGTGTAGAGACTGATCCTAACTGGGGGCAGTTGTATTCGTCTATATTCTATGCCAATACGGTATTGGATCACCTGAGTAATTATACGCCACAGGTATCTGAACGGGAGCGGTATGAAACGGTGAAGGGGGAAGCGTATGCTTTACGTGCGTTCAGTTATTTCTATCTGGTCAATTTATATGCCGAGCCTTATAGTACTTCAACCCTGGAATCGCCTGGAGTTCCTATGCCATTGGAGGCCAAGGACGTGTTAAAATATACGCAGAATAATACCAGGGCTACTGTCGGCAAAGTATACGAGCAGATAAAGACGGATATTGGCGAAGCGGCGCGGTTGCTAGCGGGAAAAAAGAGTAGTAGTAAGTTCCGGTTTGATGCGGGATCGGTGCAATTGTTCCGGGCAAGGGTGGCGTTGTTTACGGGGCAATACGACGTTGCCATACAAGCTGCCACGGATGTGATGACGAATAAGCCACTTGCCGACCTCAACACCTTACAACCCCGTATTGATGATAAGGGAAACATCAATGCCTTCAGCGGTAATACCGGTTTTATAGATACGGATTATAAGAACGAGGTATTGTTCTTTATGGGAGGCAGTGCTAATACCAACATGTACTATTACTCACAGTATATGTTCAAGCCATCGCCGGAGTTGCTATTGCTATGTAACCGGCAGGAGAATGTAACTGATTATCGCAAATATATCTTTTCCTCTTTTGCTGATCTGAACACCAGTGATGGCAAGCAGACTGGCAGTACGATGTATAATATGTACGCCAAGCAGGAGAATCCCAGCTATTTTATCGGGCTGAAGGTGAGTGAGGCGTATGTGATACGTGCGGAAGCGTATGCGCGTCAGCAGCAATATGAGGCGGCATTATCAGATATCAATACGTTGCTGGGACGCCGGATCAAGCGGGGACAGTTCGTGGCATTGCGGCGAGGGGATTTTGCCAGTAATGATGCGATACTACAGCGGATATTGGAGGAGCGCCGTTTGGAGACCGCCTTTGACGGCGGTTTACGATGGATGGATTTGCGGAGACTGGGTCGTCCGGCGCTGGTACATGTATTCAAGAATGGTCAGACTTATGAGCTGAAGAAAAACGATAACCGTTACCTGTT